The stretch of DNA TCGTTTCTatgtaacaaatattgtctaattataaactatctAAGTTTAAactattcatctcgcaaattacagataaactatataattagtttttattttcgtttatatttaatattttatacatatgtttaaaaattcgatgtgacagagaattttaaaaatttttgggtttttcgaagaggccttgtttagtttaccctaaaattcaaaaaattttcaaaattccccgtcacatcaaatcttgtggcatatacatgaagcactaaatatagaaaaaaacaaaaaactaattatatagtttgtctttaatttacgagatgaatcttttgagtctagttagtttatgattagataaatatttgctacaaataaacaaaaatactacattagtaaaatccgaaattttttgcagaactaaacaaggccctggccaaCACGGATATAGCTGAGGGTGAATTCGGAAATCTGGCGTGGCGAACCAGGGGGCGGCTGCCATATCGTGGGAGGCGCCGCTGGTTGAGGAAAACCAAAAACGTGCGTGCAGCGAATCCAGGAGGCAGAACACCAGCGGCGGTCCGCTGATTTGTCACCGACCGTGTGCCCCTGCACCACCCTGCTACCTGTccttttccaaaaaaatttagatttaccTACagtactatttttattttatttggtaaCTTATTTGCTGGTCTAAAAGGTTATGTctaaaaatattgttcgctaatttattatgagagaacaAAACTGTTGGTTGACAAAAAAAATGCGGCTTATAAGATAAGCGAATGGAGtctaattaagtttaaaataTTTTTCTTGCAATCTAcatgtaaattgtgtaattactttttatttttgtctatatttaatgttcaatgtatatgtttaaagattcgatgtgatgagtgaaaagtttttttaagtagagaactaaacaagactacCATAATTTTGTTTCCAGGGCCGCACTCTCGGTTTTCATCTCCTGACCACGGTTTCAGACTTTCCTTGAGATGGATGGTGATGTGTTATCTGTTGCCCCAACGGCAACTTGGCATTCACATCTCATCCTCGTTTTGAGCTTACCGTTTGGTGGAGTTTTGTTGATTGATAACGGGGTCCGGAATTGACCGCCATCAGCTTGCACAACCCATTTCACCAAAACGCTCCCGTTGCATTAAGGGATGTTCAGGTTTCTTTTCGTACCACAttctttacaaaaaaaaaaatcatattatCTTAATGGGTGCAAGAATGATAACATAACACTGTCCTAATGCACATTAGGGTATCAACtgtttacatgtaattaaatgCATCATTGTGCTGTGAAGGTATAAGAGGAACCCCGAAACTATATAGTTAACCTAAAAGTACTATTCTCTACACCAAGGTTTATAGTCTATTTAAACACCATGTAGCGTTTACACGATGGAACACCGTTCTGGTTTAATTGGTCGTTCATTTAGTTTAATTGATATTTAGTCTGTTTAAATGGCCATTGACTCGATATCATTAACAAAACTTTGCTTAAAACTAATGTCGAATGAAACAAACCCTATGACAATGCTTAGAGCAAGTACAATAATGGGCTTATAGCCAAGTTAATagtgatgtggaggagagaagacaagagagagatgatagcttggctcttATGCAAGCACCAAGCTAGACACGGATGCATAGATAGTAGTGGGCCTCAAATAGCAAGTGTCGTGAGAAGGAAGATGAAAGAGAATGTATTTTAGAGATAAGTAtgagacaacttattgtataacttaGCTCTAATTATTTGGTTTATAGCCaagcacttggctctattattgaccATGCTCTTAGTGTGGATTTTTAACCGTTGGATTTCATGTCCAAGTCATATATTTGGTTTAGTTTTTATAACTTACTACTTTTGCTATCAATTGGGTAATATAGACTTTTTTTTGGAACTTCTTTGTTCCACCAAATGTACCGTGGAGCAGCAGAGAAGGTGGATCTACTAGCTCTATCTTTAATAATAGAGTATCTTTTTCCGTAGAAAAAGTATAATGTGCTCTTGAATGATGACTCGATTTCATAGAGAAAATTTGTTTATCCTTCCTAGCTAGCAGCTTTAATTTTGCGCAACCGCACGACTGCCAAGTGCCAACTCGCTACCACGTTCTTTTTTTTCGTTGAGAATCCCGTGTGAAGGCGCTCTGCATCCATCAGCAGCTGACACCCGCACCGTCCACAGTTGTGTGATCACTGATCGTCCGCACGTGACACGCGCGTGACGTCGTTGTCGTCGTGCCTCGTCCTGACGCTCTACGGTCTACGGGCCCGTGTGGCTAACTGACTTGTCTGAGGCAATGGGTGCCGTCGGCGGTCATGGTATATTCGCTtattgaaaatattttttttaattttgtataagagaaaaatattattaaatatcTAATTATTTAGTTTGTTTTTTATCGTTCAATAGCAATTAGCGTACGTACCGTACTCATTTGCCAGGAAATCTGCCGCAACCCTTAAGCAGCGACCAAAACTTAAgcaagggtcttgtttagtttctaaaaaaatttataattttttttaaaatttatgtcacatcaaatcttgcggcatatatataaaagtattaaatatagattaaaaaataattaattatatagtttgactgtaatttgcaagacaaattttttaaacttatttaatctatgattaaataatatttatcaaatacaaataaagtgctgccgtatttttttttttaaaaaaataagactaaacaaggccaaggtcCGGCTCCGAAGGCCTTCCTGTCGCAACCGCAACGAAGCAACCTCGATCGTCCTCAGAGCCTGCCTCCTAGGCAtgttttggtcagtttggagcgTTGCATAGCCTGTTTatttgttttaaaaaatattattcactAATTTATTTGTAAGTAAAAAAGACTGCTTGCTAGTAGAAAAAATACAGTTCATAAGATAAATAAATAGAGCTTGAGAGTTGAGGAGCCAGACCAAATTCATACGGCGCGGGTCCACTATCATGGACTCTCGAACCACCGTTGACTCGCACTCTGGTTGAGCTAGCCACGCAAAAAAGACAATGTGTGAATCCGATCTGTTTTCTATTTTCATCTTGTGATAAGGACATATTTGAGAATTAAAATTAATCTTTTTCTTCGATAAAAGACGAACTATATTAAATAAAAGCTGGATACATACCACATGACATCAGCGGGGCTCGCAGTCGTGTGACCAGTGCCACCCGTGACGCCCTTGTTGACATCGTGCCTCATCTGACCGGCTATGGCTCATTGCCTTctcagactatctccaacaatcatcacccaaaatatAAGACCTATTTAttttttgggtagcgctacaggtaaaaggtttcataactatttttagtcttctccaataacaggacctaaaagacaacactctctgcaaatgggtctcgaggagagaggatacccaaatttgggttatgtctCTCCTGATACATaaaatgggtcttctgtatgggtattCTGTTGgaagctataggtattgtgttggagattcATTTTGGGTTTGAGTTTCGAAATAGGTCTCCTGTTGGAGACAGCCTCATAGCCTGATAGTCAATGAGCGTTGCAGGTGCGCAGAAAGCCAGAAACCATTATCATggtttctatagatattaattgtAGTGTCatttaagcattttgctgatgtggcaagagagttattgaagatagagagcaaaaatcataaaaactgggtctaagttagaaactatGTCTATACAATattcaagacatgaagtgatatgattggctaagaatagagagagaatgaatgtgattggacaaaaaaatattctatagaaactatccattgggaccatagtttttatatataatgtctataaaaattaataggtatagaaactacatgtggtttctagcattgggagtgccctagaaactatccattgtaGTTTCTAGCACTGGGAGTGCCCCAAGGGCATTCACAATACTAGAAGCTATGTGTAGCTTCTATacgtattaatttttatagacactatatatatagagaCTATGGTTCCAATGGATAGTTTTTACAGAATATTTTTTTACCCAATCACAtttattctctctccattcttaatCAATCATATCATTTtatgtcttggattttgtgtagacatggtttctaacttagacccggtttctatgatttttgctctctctcttcaataactctcttgtcacatcagcaaaatgcttatgtggcactataattaatatctatagaaactAGGATgattctgcattgggagtgccctaagggAGTGTTTAGTTGGAGGTGTTGAAGTCTACATTTatggtagtattttcgttttatttgacaattagtgtgcaatcatggactaattaggcttaaaagattcatctagcaattattctctagctgtgtttttagtttcgtaaatagtctatatttagtactctatgtatatgtgtaaacattcgatgtgatagatgtTAAGAAAAAACAAGAGCAACTAAATAAGACTTAACATATAATAATCATCATTGTTATCTGGTTTAAGTTTAATTTGCTGGATTCGTTGATTAGCACGGATCGGACGTGCAAGAAGGTGAAGTCCGTACTCGACCATCAGGAAGACGGGAACGGACGACACAAGAATCAAGAAAGAGctctagtttttttttcctgCGAAGGATAGAAAGAGCAAGCTGTGTGTGGGGCACGGTTGCACGAACGAACACCGACAAGAAGAAGCTCACGGACGACGAACAGTAGGGTCAGTTTGTATGATTtatgttttatgagagtgtcatgtaCATTAAATAGGATTCTATATAAGCAAAATTGTTGACTTGGtagagtcattaaatgaaggagttttatcagATGAGAGATGAGTTTCATCCACATGAAACTCTTgtagctcggttacctagtttatagtcttagtaactgtgtcatgaaactatgcattgagactgacctaaggGCCCATTCGCTTCCTCAGTTCCTCGGGAATGTCGCCACGAAGAATTCCGGCTGAAATCATTGCtcaaatttaggccttgtttagtttgtaaattttttttggatttcaacactataatatttttatttttatttaacaaatattgtacaattatggagtaattatacttaaaagatttatctcgtaatttacagataaactgtgcaattaatttttattttcatatatatgtaatacaccatatatgtgccgcaagattcgatgtaatagagaattttgaaaacttttaagaactaaacaagaccttacatAAGCTTTTATTAACAAACTACCTCAAACGAACATGCTCTAAGGCCAGTGTCAATAAGAGTTTTATTAGATTTTTATCacattaaatatgttgatgtgacactgtattaatgaagagagctgaGAATTTTATAGAAATAAAGAGAGTGTTATTcttatataatttttatatactgtttttaaaatataaatgtGTTACTTAGTCATGAAGATGGCCTAATTAAGCAAGGTCCGGCCGCCTCCAACGAGCGGCGTCCTTTTCCTTCGTGTCGCACGCAACGGAGCAGCCTAGTCGTCCTCCGCCGCGAGGTTGCAATTTGCAAGAGGGACACGAGGATGACTCAGGCCTTGCTTAGTTtatcaattttttttagatttggttagtatagtatttttattttattgacaactagtgtctaatcatagattaattaagtttaaaaatttgtTTCGCAAACTATAtgcaaattatacaattagttattttttatctatatttgtttcatgcatgcatctaataattcaggtcttgtttagttttcaaaagtttttggatttaatTATTGCAGTGTTTTCGTTTTATTTATCAGTTAATGTCCAATCAcggactaattagatttaaaagatttgtctcacgatttacagataaactgtgcaattagttttattttcgtttatatttaatgctctatgcatgtgtttaaagattaGATGTGATGAGTGAAAAGTTTTAAAATGTGgcctcgatgtgatgggaaataagaaaatttttggaagtaaggccttgttaTAGTTGTTGGGgtaaaaaatttttgggtactgtagcacttccgtttatatttgacaattattttgCAAAcacagactaactaggctcaaaatattcgtctcacaagttatagacaaactatgcaatcaattattttttatctatatttaatgccgcaagattcaatgtgataggagaatcttgaaaatgttTTGGATTTTGAGTGGAACTAATTGTTTAGTTGTAAAATGTTTtgcataattagttttttatctatatttaatgttttatgcttgTGCCGGTACAGGAAATTTTTaaaagttttgtaaaatttttggtaaGTATAAACAGGCCTAAATGGGCCTCAGCAGACAGAGCACGCTTGTTGTCCTGGGACATGCGTGCGGCGCACGTGCCGGGCCCAACAACATCGGCATCGATTTGTCTGGCCGTGACGTACAACTGTTCAAAGACAAACTTGGACAGGGCCGTCGAGGCCGACATGTGGGCGCGGACCAGCAAAACGCCCGTCCTCATTTGGCTCCATCGTGTCGTGTACTACATGTCAACTGTTGTACTTTCGACATTTGAAGACTCTGGCCCTGGTTAGTTCTGAAAATTTTctcaaaatttttaaagattttttcatcacatcaaatctttgaataacattaaatataaataaaaaataactaataacAACataatttgtttgtaatttaaGAGATAGATCTTTTTAGTCTAGTTAatatataattagacaatgattatcaaatacaaacaaaggtGCTATAATAgttaaattcaaattttttcaCTAGCTAAAGCCTCTATCTACATGTTTAATCTAGATAATAACTCGAAAACGGTGTACTGAATTCATAAGCTGTTTGTACCTTTTCTTTCAATCACTAAATGTAGAAAACAAGATCCTCCcgattatattttttattttttttaaaaaaaaattgctaaTGTACGGGTATGTTCCACATACAATTCATAGAAATCCTAATATATGCTTATTTTTCTTCTTCATTCAATCTTGACGTAGCCAAACGCCCAAACCTTGGGTCTCACCAAACAAATTTTTTGACATAGCAaagcttttttttttatatGGCTAAATTTTCTCTCCAAGCTCAAAGAAATGCGGTCGTAGCATGCAGCATGCAACACCGTATATTTTATTAATGTATAATAATTCCTTTTTCTTATCCTATGACGAGTGGTGAACAAACAATAATTCCTTGTTAGTTATTATCATACTCGCTGCAAATCCATACCGCGAGGGCCCACTACTCATCCACCCGCTCTCGATTATATTTAAGACCAAATGTTTAGAGAGGTTCAGATCCGTTCCTATCCAAATTCAAATATTTAATATCTAATACTGTATCCGTATTCAAATACttaaattatatatttatgatatcgACATATAAttgtatcttatccgacatgattaaTATTATTCGTATTCGAATCCAAATCCAACCATCAGTCGTCCGTATTCGATCTGTTTTTATCTCTACTCGTgactagggatgaaaatggatcggatacgaacggatatcaccgatattatatttgttttcatatttctggttgAATTCGGAtttgaatacggataatgtcaatcatgtcggataagataggaTTAGATGTTGACATCATGAATatatgatttaagtattcggatatgaATACAGTATCAGATATTGAATATTCGAACTCAGATACAGACAGATATGAATCTCTTAAAACGAATTTGGTTTCGAATAAGTTCCGTACCGTTTTATCAAAAGAAATCAAATGTGACAAAAACGAGCTCTCGCCGCCGCTGACTCGCTCTCTGTCGGGTTGAGGCAGCCACACAAAAAAGATAAACCAAAATACCCACGGCATCTCCAACACCCCCCCTCCTCCTCGGCTTCTCCcaacaccgccgccgccgccggccgccgcatcCTCCTTCTCGGGCTCCGGCCAGGTACGTCGTCGAGCTCGGGCCAGCTGCGATCTCCCTTGTTGGTTTTATTATACGGGAGATTCGGCGGTCCGATCCCAGGGGGGGGAGATTCGTAAGCTGTTTGTACCTTTCCTCGCTCTTTGGCAGATTTGTTCTCTGATTCCGTTCGTTCTACCCGACCGACCCCCCCGGCCGCCTCTCTGCAGGTGGAGACTGGAGAAGGATGCTGATGAACTTCAGGGACTGGATCTCGTACCGCCTCGGGTCCTCGCTGCTGTCCGCCAGGCCGTTCGCGCTCTCCCCCGGCGCCGATGACGCCGTCGCCTCCGAGGGCGATGCTCATGGTGCGCTCCCTTCTTTCCCCCCTGGTGATTGTTGTTTTTGTTTTCAACAACGGTGTTGCCCATGGTTATAAACTTAGAATCTTCGTTTTCAATGGAATAGCATCTTGTAGCCTTAGTCTGCTGCAGCTGAAAAATAGTCTTGatgtttgtttttttaaaaaaaagaaggaaaattAGTCTTGATGTTGTTGGGCTTAAAACCTAGGGTCCCCTCAGTTTTATGATACGGAATGTGATTAATTAATCAGATGGCCTGTTGCAAGTCATTCCCCTCGTGGGCCGGCCAATTATGAGTGCAGGAGAGGCTAGTGTGCTTGCAATCAGACTATGAGAGTTTTTCGTGTTTCGGGCATATGTGCTTGGATTAACCTTTGGTTGCTGGTATTAGGCTTTTAGCATGTTAtaggatttttttttccttttgagaTAGGGCTTTTATTATTAGAATTTTAGCATGTTATAGGAATAATAATGAGATAGGGCTTTTATTATTAGGATTTTAGCATGTTATAGGAATAATAATTAGGGCTAACAGACAAAGCCTCATTTTCACCATTGGAATGCATTGATGTTTCAGCTTTGGTTGTTGTATACGCTACTGCAACCCCATGATGTGTTcttaaccccccccccccccaaaaaatgcTGCTTCTTATTTTCTGCCAGCTACATCCTGACTTCCTTTGCTGTCCTCAAAGACCCACTTGCTATTTATCATTTTCAATTTCATCACATGTGGGGCATATTTCAAATTCTATGATACATTTTTTATCCTCCTGTTCATAGTGTTTTATATGTGGCTTGCTCACTGAATGTTATTGTTCAGGTACAACACACAATGACTATGTAGATACTGTTACTGCCAGTCCATTTTCTTCTAATGATACACGGGTGTCAGATGTCACAACCAACTCTAATGGTGGTGCAATTTATTCTGGTACTGTTCAACAAGATGATGATAACAAGAAGTCAGATCCATTGATGAAAGTCGAGGCACTTCAAATCAAGTTTCTACGGTTAGTATACAGAACTGGAGTGTCTCCCAGTGCTGATGTAGTTGCACAGGTTCTGTACAGGTTGCAGCTTGCAAACTTGATTAAAGCTGGTGAATCAGTTGCCAGGAGACCAAACCTTGCTATCAACAAAGCCAGGGTTATAGCTGCACAGCAAGAAGCACCGGGTGGGCCTGATCTGGACGTCTCGTTGCGAATCCTTCTTCTGGGAAAGACTGGTGTGGGAAAGAGTGCCATGATAAATTCAATTTTCGATGAGAGGAAGGTGGCTACCGATGCTCTGGTTCCTGCTACTCATAGGATAAAGAAGATTGAAGGAACAATTAAAGGAATAAGAGTCACAGTTATCGACACACCTGGCCTGATGCCTCATTACCATGGCGAAAGGAGGAACAGGAAGATTCTGAGTTCTGTCAAGCGCTTCATTAAGCGATCCCCACCTGATATTGTGTTATACTTTGAGCGGTTGGACCATATTAACAGCAGATACAATGATTACCCACTGCTGAAGCTTATGACTGACATATTGGGCTCTTCGATGTGGTTCGACACTGTCCTTGTAATGACTCACTGTTCCTCATCTCCTCCTGAAGGACCAGATGGTTACCCTTTGGAATATGACAATTACACACGTTACTGCAAGAATGTGGTTCAGCGTCATATCCAGGCTGCAGTTTCCAACATGCAGTTGGATAATCCTTTTGTGCTCACAGACAATCATCCAATGTGCAGACGAAACACGAAGGGTGAAAGGGTTTTACCAAATGGGCAGGTATGGGTATCAGAACTGCTGCTGCTGTGTGGGGCAACCAAGTTGCTGACAGAAGCAAATTCCTTGCTTAAGTTTCAAGATAGCTTCCTACTGTCACAAGCAAACACCAGGCTGCCTTCGCTGCCTCATCTTCTTTCTTCACTCCTTAAGCCTCATTCTTCATCAAGTTCAGATGCCATTGACAGTGAATTCACAGAAATGTCAGATGAGGAGGATGAATATGATCAACTACCACCCTTCCGCATTCTAAAGAAATCTGAATATGAAAATTTGACAAATGAACAGAAGTCTGCATATCTTGATGAACTGGACTACCGTGAGACTTTGTACCTAAAGAAACAGTGGAAGGAGGGAATCAGAAAACAAAAGCTTACTGAAGCTCAGAATGACGAAGTTGGTGATGATTATGAAGAGAGTGCATCCCCAGAGGTTGTGCACATGTCAGATATGGACATTCCACTATGTTTTGACTCTGATTATCCTGTGCATCGTTACCGTCACATTATAACTGATGATCAGTTGTTTAGACCAGTTTTGGATCCCCAAGGATGGGACCATGATATTGGGTTCGATGCCATCAATTTTGAAGCATCTAAAGAGTTGAAAAAGAATGTCTCTGGAGCAATTACAGGACAGATGAGAAAGGACAAGGAAGACATGTATATTCATTCAGAATGTTCAGTAAGTTATAATGCTCACAGAGGCTGCTCCTTGATGGGGGGTATGGATATGCAAATGGCAAGCAGAGATTTGGTTTGTACCGTGCACGGGGATGCCCAGTTCCGCAATCTGCCTTGGAACACTACTGGAGGTGGCATTTCTGTGACTAAGTTTGGCAACAAGTACTTTGCTGGTGCCAAGTTAGAAGACTCTGTTACCATTGGGAAACGAGTTAAACTGGTAGCCAATGCCGGTAGAATGGCTGGCTGTGGACAAGTggcacatggaggtggtgtgcaGATAACAGCAAGGGGGAAAGATTACCCTGTGAGGGAAGAGAGTGTCACTGCAGCGGTCTCCGCTTTGTCGTTTGAAAAGGAAACTGTAATTGGGGCCAACCTTCAGTCAGACTTCCGAGTGGGCCGAGGATCAAAAATATCAGTCAGCGCTAACTTAAATAGTAGGAATTTAGGCAAGCTCAGTGTCAGGACTAGCACGTCAGACCACGCTGAGATAGCTCTGATAGCAGTTGTGTCATTGATCCAGTTCATTCTTAGGAGAAGATCGGCAGCAGCTGATAAAGGTGAGCAAGAGATTGATGACACCTATTTGGATGACTAAATAACAGGTAGAAGGAAAAGACAATGATTGCGTGCTTTAGATGCtcttcatcatcaagattttctGCAATTATGTTAATCTATGGCGGCCGCCAATCTAGGGTTCCAACTTGTACAGACATTTTGTATATGAGTTATTATATGAGCATAATATATGAAGGCAGCATTTTCCATTAAGAGAGTTCCTTCTGCCTATAGGCGATTTTCTAGGTTTTAAGGATGTAAGCAGATGCAGTTTTGAGTTTTGACATCACATAAAATTGGTTTACTTTATTACTTGCATTGGAATGTTTATTTACTTATACCTAGTTTCTGTTTCTCAATTTTAAAAGATCTCACTGATAAGAGATTTCACTGCTCAGAGACAAAGATACAACCTTTATCTGTATAAGGAGGAAACTGAAACATCACATGGTTTTTCACATTAGTtcatgcttagtttgcttacaAGATGTGAAAACTATGAAGAGCACGCGTATCAGGAAAACAATCTGAACTTCAATGACTTGTGTGGTCTCCAAATCCACTTTTCTTGTGGTCTTGCCAAACCAAAATCCTATAATTTTTTGGAAACCAATTTTGCAATATTATAACTGGGCTTGCCGAGGCGAATATTTGGTAGCCACTGGGCTTGCCGAGGCTAACATTTGGCAGCATGCCTACCAAACTCAGTGTGGCTCAGCCGACCACATCGGCCTTTTCAAACTATTTGGAATACATTAGGATAGTTTAAATCCATACAAAAGGAATGCATAGAACACAAATATCTCAATGCACAAAGAAACAAAACACATAAAACCGACCTTCCTCGGATGGCTGAATCAGACACTTTGATGACCGGAGCAACATAATCAGTAATGATCCGGGGCATAAGAAAGGCAAAACCAACACCCGCATTCAAACCAAAGCACACTCCAGGTAGTTTGACCCATATGCCATCACGGGCAAAACGCTCAGTGTTCAGATCCTCGAAGCACA from Sorghum bicolor cultivar BTx623 chromosome 8, Sorghum_bicolor_NCBIv3, whole genome shotgun sequence encodes:
- the LOC8084784 gene encoding translocase of chloroplast 90, chloroplastic translates to MLMNFRDWISYRLGSSLLSARPFALSPGADDAVASEGDAHGTTHNDYVDTVTASPFSSNDTRVSDVTTNSNGGAIYSGTVQQDDDNKKSDPLMKVEALQIKFLRLVYRTGVSPSADVVAQVLYRLQLANLIKAGESVARRPNLAINKARVIAAQQEAPGGPDLDVSLRILLLGKTGVGKSAMINSIFDERKVATDALVPATHRIKKIEGTIKGIRVTVIDTPGLMPHYHGERRNRKILSSVKRFIKRSPPDIVLYFERLDHINSRYNDYPLLKLMTDILGSSMWFDTVLVMTHCSSSPPEGPDGYPLEYDNYTRYCKNVVQRHIQAAVSNMQLDNPFVLTDNHPMCRRNTKGERVLPNGQVWVSELLLLCGATKLLTEANSLLKFQDSFLLSQANTRLPSLPHLLSSLLKPHSSSSSDAIDSEFTEMSDEEDEYDQLPPFRILKKSEYENLTNEQKSAYLDELDYRETLYLKKQWKEGIRKQKLTEAQNDEVGDDYEESASPEVVHMSDMDIPLCFDSDYPVHRYRHIITDDQLFRPVLDPQGWDHDIGFDAINFEASKELKKNVSGAITGQMRKDKEDMYIHSECSVSYNAHRGCSLMGGMDMQMASRDLVCTVHGDAQFRNLPWNTTGGGISVTKFGNKYFAGAKLEDSVTIGKRVKLVANAGRMAGCGQVAHGGGVQITARGKDYPVREESVTAAVSALSFEKETVIGANLQSDFRVGRGSKISVSANLNSRNLGKLSVRTSTSDHAEIALIAVVSLIQFILRRRSAAADKGEQEIDDTYLDD